From Panicum hallii strain FIL2 chromosome 2, PHallii_v3.1, whole genome shotgun sequence, a single genomic window includes:
- the LOC112883347 gene encoding glucan endo-1,3-beta-glucosidase 13-like isoform X2 has product MLSCAPGRRREGIESMVLARFLTVVLVSAAALPLLLFSCAEAAGGEVGVSYGRVANDLPPDQGSVVDLLRRNGITMVRIYDADPDVLKSLANTGIKVMVMLPNENLAQAARDPPYALRWVQSKVKAYYPATRIDGVAVGNEVFHARPELNPDLVPAMTNVQAALAQLNLADAIKVSTPIALDALVESSAWPPSSGRFKDEVQPVMKHMLDFLQTTRSYLSVNLFPCLTYMYQPDMNRDFALGNSNAPSQRDDVTGLVYHSLLDAQLDATYFAMEKLGFPQLRVRHTEHGCASGGGLKPGHGGRRLGDGDGGAAPSVANAQAYINNLMDRVASGRTGTPHRPDADMDVYIFALFNENQKGDGPDDIEAHYGLFYPNMQKVYEFQFPGSAAAASWCVANAAVGDARLQAALDWACGHGADCSAIQPGAACFEPNTKLAHASYAFNSYYQRNGRASGACDFAGAAYVVNQAPSGTCSATAASWCVANTAVGDARLQAALDWACGNGADCSAIQPGATCFQPDTKAAHASYAFNSYYQRKGRASGTCDFAGAASVVYNEPAGACDATSSWCVANAGVGDARLQAALDWACGHGANCGAIQPGGACFDPNTKAAHASHAFNSYYQRNRRASGTCDFAGAGSVVYQAPKIGNCVLPSRV; this is encoded by the exons ATGCTCAGCTGTGCCCCTGGCCGTCGCAGGGAGGGGATCGAGAGCATGGTGCTCGCTCGCTTCCTCACCGTCGTCCTCGTCAGCGCCGCCGCACTGCCGCTGCTCCTTTTCTCCTGTGCAG aggcggccggcggcgaggttggcGTGAGCTACGGGAGGGTGGCGAACGATCTGCCGCCGGACCAGGGGTCGGTGGTGGACCTGCTCAGGCGGAACGGCATCACCATGGTCAGGATCTACGACGCCGACCCCGACGTGCTCAAGTCGCTGGCTAACACCGGCATCAAGGTGATGGTGATGCTGCCCAACGAGAACCTGGCCCAGGCGGCCAGGGACCCGCCCTACGCGCTCAGGTGGGTACAGAGCAAAGTGAAGGCGTACTACCCGGCCACGCGGATCGACGGCGTGGCCGTGGGGAACGAGGTGTTCCACGCGAGGCCGGAACTGAACCCGGACCTCGTCCCGGCCATGACCAACGTgcaggcggcgctggcgcaGCTGAACCTGGCCGACGCCATAAAGGTGTCCACGCCGATCGCGCTCGACGCGCTGGTGGAGTCCTCGGCCTGGCCGCCGTCGTCTGGCAGATTCAAGGACGAGGTGCAGCCGGTGATGAAGCACATGCTCGACTTCCTGCAGACGACCCGCTCCTACCTCTCCGTCAATCTGTTCCCGTGCCTGACGTACATGTATCAACCTGACATGAACCGCGACTTCGCCCTGGGCAACTCCAACGCCCCCAGCCAGCGCGACGACGTCACCGGCCTCGTGTACCACAGCCTCCTGGACGCCCAGCTCGACGCCACGTACTTCGCCATGGAGAAGTTGGGGTTCCCCCAGTTGAGAGTGCGCCACACGGAGCACGGGTGTGCGTCGGGCGGAGGACTCAAACCCGGCCACGGCGGGAGGCGCCTGGGGGACGGGGACGGAGGCGCGGCGCCCTCGGTAGCCAACGCCCAGGCGTACATCAACAACCTCATGGACCGCGTGGCGTCCGGCCGGACGGGGACGCCGCACCGCCCGGACGCCGACATGGACGTCTACATCTTCGCCCTCTTCAACGAGAACCAGAAGGGCGACGGGCCGGACGACATCGAGGCACACTACGGCCTGTTCTACCCCAACATGCAGAAGGTGTACGAGTTCCAGTTCCCCGGCAgcgcagcggcggcgagctggtGCGTGGCGAACGCGGCGGTCGGGGACGCGCGGCTGCAGGCGGCGCTGGACTGGGCGTGCGGCCATGGCGCGGACTGCAGCGCCATCCAGCCCGGGGCGGCGTGCTTCGAGCCCAACACCAAGCTCGCGCACGCCTCGTACGCGTTCAACAGCTACTACCAGCGCAACGGCCGGGCCAGCGGGGCGTGCGACTTCGCCGGTGCAGCTTACGTCGTCAACCAGGCGCCATCAG GCACCTGcagcgcgacggcggcgagctggTGCGTGGCGAACACGGCGGTCGGCGACGCGCGGCTGCAGGCGGCGCTGGACTGGGCGTGCGGCAACGGCGCGGACTGCAGCGCCATCCAGCCCGGCGCAACGTGCTTCCAGCCGGACACCAAGGCCGCCCACGCCTCGTACGCGTTCAACAGCTACTACCAGCGCAAGGGCCGCGCCTCCGGGACGTGCGacttcgccggcgccgcctccgtcGTCTACAACGAACCAGCCG GCGCCTGCGACGCGACGTCGAGCTGGTGCGTGGCGAACGCGGGCGTCGGCGACGCGCGGCTGCAGGCGGCGCTGGACTGGGCGTGCGGCCACGGCGCGAACTGCGGCGCCATCCAGCCCGGCGGCGCGTGCTTCGACCCTAACACCAAGGCCGCGCACGCCTCGCACGCCTTCAACAGCTACTACCAGCGCAACCGCCGGGCAAGCGGCACGTGCGACTTCGCCGGCGCCGGCTCCGTCGTCTACCAGGCGCCAA AGATCGGAAACTGCGTGCTCCCGTCGAGGGtatga
- the LOC112883347 gene encoding glucan endo-1,3-beta-glucosidase 13-like isoform X1, translating to MLSCAPGRRREGIESMVLARFLTVVLVSAAALPLLLFSCAAEAAGGEVGVSYGRVANDLPPDQGSVVDLLRRNGITMVRIYDADPDVLKSLANTGIKVMVMLPNENLAQAARDPPYALRWVQSKVKAYYPATRIDGVAVGNEVFHARPELNPDLVPAMTNVQAALAQLNLADAIKVSTPIALDALVESSAWPPSSGRFKDEVQPVMKHMLDFLQTTRSYLSVNLFPCLTYMYQPDMNRDFALGNSNAPSQRDDVTGLVYHSLLDAQLDATYFAMEKLGFPQLRVRHTEHGCASGGGLKPGHGGRRLGDGDGGAAPSVANAQAYINNLMDRVASGRTGTPHRPDADMDVYIFALFNENQKGDGPDDIEAHYGLFYPNMQKVYEFQFPGSAAAASWCVANAAVGDARLQAALDWACGHGADCSAIQPGAACFEPNTKLAHASYAFNSYYQRNGRASGACDFAGAAYVVNQAPSGTCSATAASWCVANTAVGDARLQAALDWACGNGADCSAIQPGATCFQPDTKAAHASYAFNSYYQRKGRASGTCDFAGAASVVYNEPAGACDATSSWCVANAGVGDARLQAALDWACGHGANCGAIQPGGACFDPNTKAAHASHAFNSYYQRNRRASGTCDFAGAGSVVYQAPKIGNCVLPSRV from the exons ATGCTCAGCTGTGCCCCTGGCCGTCGCAGGGAGGGGATCGAGAGCATGGTGCTCGCTCGCTTCCTCACCGTCGTCCTCGTCAGCGCCGCCGCACTGCCGCTGCTCCTTTTCTCCTGTGCAG cagaggcggccggcggcgaggttggcGTGAGCTACGGGAGGGTGGCGAACGATCTGCCGCCGGACCAGGGGTCGGTGGTGGACCTGCTCAGGCGGAACGGCATCACCATGGTCAGGATCTACGACGCCGACCCCGACGTGCTCAAGTCGCTGGCTAACACCGGCATCAAGGTGATGGTGATGCTGCCCAACGAGAACCTGGCCCAGGCGGCCAGGGACCCGCCCTACGCGCTCAGGTGGGTACAGAGCAAAGTGAAGGCGTACTACCCGGCCACGCGGATCGACGGCGTGGCCGTGGGGAACGAGGTGTTCCACGCGAGGCCGGAACTGAACCCGGACCTCGTCCCGGCCATGACCAACGTgcaggcggcgctggcgcaGCTGAACCTGGCCGACGCCATAAAGGTGTCCACGCCGATCGCGCTCGACGCGCTGGTGGAGTCCTCGGCCTGGCCGCCGTCGTCTGGCAGATTCAAGGACGAGGTGCAGCCGGTGATGAAGCACATGCTCGACTTCCTGCAGACGACCCGCTCCTACCTCTCCGTCAATCTGTTCCCGTGCCTGACGTACATGTATCAACCTGACATGAACCGCGACTTCGCCCTGGGCAACTCCAACGCCCCCAGCCAGCGCGACGACGTCACCGGCCTCGTGTACCACAGCCTCCTGGACGCCCAGCTCGACGCCACGTACTTCGCCATGGAGAAGTTGGGGTTCCCCCAGTTGAGAGTGCGCCACACGGAGCACGGGTGTGCGTCGGGCGGAGGACTCAAACCCGGCCACGGCGGGAGGCGCCTGGGGGACGGGGACGGAGGCGCGGCGCCCTCGGTAGCCAACGCCCAGGCGTACATCAACAACCTCATGGACCGCGTGGCGTCCGGCCGGACGGGGACGCCGCACCGCCCGGACGCCGACATGGACGTCTACATCTTCGCCCTCTTCAACGAGAACCAGAAGGGCGACGGGCCGGACGACATCGAGGCACACTACGGCCTGTTCTACCCCAACATGCAGAAGGTGTACGAGTTCCAGTTCCCCGGCAgcgcagcggcggcgagctggtGCGTGGCGAACGCGGCGGTCGGGGACGCGCGGCTGCAGGCGGCGCTGGACTGGGCGTGCGGCCATGGCGCGGACTGCAGCGCCATCCAGCCCGGGGCGGCGTGCTTCGAGCCCAACACCAAGCTCGCGCACGCCTCGTACGCGTTCAACAGCTACTACCAGCGCAACGGCCGGGCCAGCGGGGCGTGCGACTTCGCCGGTGCAGCTTACGTCGTCAACCAGGCGCCATCAG GCACCTGcagcgcgacggcggcgagctggTGCGTGGCGAACACGGCGGTCGGCGACGCGCGGCTGCAGGCGGCGCTGGACTGGGCGTGCGGCAACGGCGCGGACTGCAGCGCCATCCAGCCCGGCGCAACGTGCTTCCAGCCGGACACCAAGGCCGCCCACGCCTCGTACGCGTTCAACAGCTACTACCAGCGCAAGGGCCGCGCCTCCGGGACGTGCGacttcgccggcgccgcctccgtcGTCTACAACGAACCAGCCG GCGCCTGCGACGCGACGTCGAGCTGGTGCGTGGCGAACGCGGGCGTCGGCGACGCGCGGCTGCAGGCGGCGCTGGACTGGGCGTGCGGCCACGGCGCGAACTGCGGCGCCATCCAGCCCGGCGGCGCGTGCTTCGACCCTAACACCAAGGCCGCGCACGCCTCGCACGCCTTCAACAGCTACTACCAGCGCAACCGCCGGGCAAGCGGCACGTGCGACTTCGCCGGCGCCGGCTCCGTCGTCTACCAGGCGCCAA AGATCGGAAACTGCGTGCTCCCGTCGAGGGtatga
- the LOC112883350 gene encoding glucan endo-1,3-beta-D-glucosidase-like has product MAALARFLVTVLAAALATNVAGAGEVGVNYGRVANDLPDPGAVVNLLKQNGITMVKLYDANPKVLASLANTGIKVMVMLPNEEVAAAAADPAYALRWARASVAAYRPATQIHAVAVGNEVFDSRPDLNAKLVPAMTNVQAALAQLGLADAVKVTTPVAFSAVTDSYPPSSGRFRDDIAQTVMKPMLTFLKRTGSYLTINIYPFLAYADHPDQISLDYALGNANPGERGDATAGLLGAALLENNGVRDDDTGLVYYSLLDAQLDATYYAMDDLGFPSLRAYLGETGHPSGGRRHGGRGRRHLMAGDDDVATVANAHAYINNVINRVLAGNTGTPHRPGADMDVYIFALFNENEKGAGADDVEQHFGLFYPNMQKVYDFDFHHSSGGGGGGSSGGAKASWCAANAAVGDSRLQAALDWACGHGADCSAIQPGAACYEPNTKLAHASYAFNDYYQRKGRASGTCDFSGAAYVVYQAPANTCSAKAASWCVANTAVGDARLQAALDWACGNGADCGAIQPGATCFDPDTKAAHASYAFNSYYQRKGRAAGTCDFAGAASVVYQPPKIGSCVLPSRA; this is encoded by the exons atggcggcgctCGCTCGCTTCCTTGTCACCGTCCTCGCTGCCGCGCTTGCCACAAACGTTGCGGGGGCGGGCGAGGTGGGCGTGAACTACGGGAGGGTGGCGAACGACCTGCCGGACCCGGGGGCGGTGGTGAACCTGCTCAAGCAGAACGGCATCACCATGGTGAAGCTGTACGACGCCAACCCCAAGGTGCTGGCGTCGCTGGCCAACACCGGCATCAAGGTGATGGTGATGCTTCCCAACGAGGAggtggccgccgcggccgcggaccCGGCCTACGCGCTCCGGTGGGCGCGGGCTAGCGTCGCGGCGTACCGCCCCGCCACGCAGATCCACGCCGTGGCCGTGGGCAACGAGGTTTTCGACTCCAGGCCGGACCTGAACGCAAAACTCGTCCCGGCCATGACCAATGTACAGGCGGCGCTGGCGCAGCTGGGCCTGGCCGACGCCGTGAAGGTGACCACGCCGGTCGCGTTCTCGGCGGTCACGGACTCGTACCCGCCCTCCTCGGGCAGGTTCCGGGACGACATCGCGCAGACGGTGATGAAGCCCATGCTCACATTCCTGAAGCGGACAGGCTCCTACCTCACCATCAACATCTACCCGTTCCTGGCGTACGCCGATCATCCCGACCAGATCTCCCTCGACTACGCCCTGGGGAACGCAAACCCCGGCGAGCGCGGCGACGCCACCGCCGGCCTCCTGGGTGCCGCCCTGCTCGAAAACAACGGCGTGCGTGACGACGACACCGGCCTAGTGTACTACAGCCTCCTGGATGCCCAGCTCGACGCCACGTACTACGCGATGGATGACTTGGGGTTTCCCAGTCTGAGAGCATATCTTGGGGAGACCGGGCATCCGTCGGGAGGAAGAAGACACGGAGGCCGAGGCCGGAGGCACTTGATGGCCGGGGACGACGATGTTGCCACGGTGGCCAACGCCCATGCGTACATCAACAACGTCATCAACCGCGTGCTGGCCGGCAACACGGGCACCCCGCACCGGCCTGGCGCCGACATGGACGTCTACATCTTCGCCCTCTTCAACGAGAACGAGAAGGGCGCCGGGGCCGACGACGTCGAGCAGCACTTCGGCCTGTTCTACCCCAACATGCAGAAGGTGTACGACTTCGACTTCCACCActccagcggcggcggaggaggaggatcatcAGGCGGCGCGAAGGCGAGCTGGTGCGCGGCGAACGCGGCGGTTGGGGACTCGCGGCTGCAGGCGGCGCTGGACTGGGCGTGCGGCCACGGCGCGGACTGCAGCGCCATCCAGCCCGGCGCGGCGTGCTACGAGCCCAACACCAAGCTCGCGCATGCCTCCTATGCATTCAACGACTACTACCAGCGCAAAGGTCGGGCCAGCGGGACTTGCGACTTCTCCGGTGCCGCCTACGTCGTCTACCAGGCGCCAGCTA ACACCTGCAGCGCAAAGGCGGCGAGCTGGTGTGTGGCGAACACGGCGGTCGGCGACGCGCGGCTGCAGGCGGCGCTGGACTGGGCGTGCGGCAACGGCGCGGACTGCGGCGCCATCCAGCCCGGCGCGACGTGCTTCGACCCGGACACCAAGGCCGCGCATGCCTCGTACGCGTTCAACAGCTACTACCAGCGCAAGGGCCGCGCCGCCGGGACGTGCGacttcgccggcgccgcctccgtcGTCTACCAGCCGCCAA AGATCGGAAGCTGCGTGCTCCCGTCCAGGGCCTGA